In Pogoniulus pusillus isolate bPogPus1 chromosome 20, bPogPus1.pri, whole genome shotgun sequence, the following are encoded in one genomic region:
- the ELMO3 gene encoding engulfment and cell motility protein 3 isoform X12 — MMEYLREKNIRQFIHKNIIHGAEPPGDEMAHHLYVLQAAGLGLCEPRMRACMDPCSQEQREQLQALRLAAFEADGEIPGGGPGPGPGPERRRSLCAQQFRKLGFTNNTNPEEDLRRAPPGLLALDCMVYFSRHSPNAYSRFVLENSRREDRHECPFARSSIQLTLILCELLRLGEPYSETAQDFYPMFFGQDHFFEELFCICIQLVNKTWKEMRATQEDFDKVLQVVREQISRTLSLKPTSLELFKSRVNTLSYSEILRLRQTERLHQEETLPVPVLELRERLKPELLELVCQQRLQHLCQGTLFRKISTRRRQDKLWYCRLSPNHKVLHYGDMEEGMSAPPIESLPEKIPVADMKMLLVGKECLHPKEKSSGKQNKDVLELTFSIVYDVEEYCLHFIAPTRYEFCLWTDGLNVLLGREMRSERAQSDLDVLLSMELKLQLLDLENISIPDAPPPVPKPPSNLDFWVQSSPLGAFPGTAQPCCCTAAPPPATSSPCPTPLLPPPSPRGAVGHRGSSCASVPHSGAINTGGELGTVSVQRFGEGVRMTRGQKVSEAGKTGVVLQHWEHPGSLLAAGWNLGTGASAWNHHCAWGRP; from the exons ATGATGGAGTATCTGAGGGAGAAGAACATCAGGCAATTTATCCACAAG AACATCATCCACGGCGCGGAGCCGCCGGGGGACGAGATGGCTCACCACCTGTACGTGCTGCAGGCCGCCGGGCTCGGCCTCTGCGAGCCGCGCATGAGAGCCTGCATGGACCCCTGCTCCCAG GAGCAgcgggagcagctgcaggcgcTGCGCCTGGCGGCTTTCGAGGCGGACGGCGAGATCCCGGGaggcggccccggccccggccccggccccgagCGGCGCCGCTCGCTCTGCGCGCAGCAGTTCCGCAAGTTGGGCTTCACG AACAACACCAACCCAGAGGAAGATCTCCGCCGGGCGCCCCCCGGACTGCTGGCCCTGGACTGCATGGTCTacttctccaggcacagccccaaCGCGTACAGCAGG TTTGTCCTGGAGAACAGCAGACGGGAGGACAGACATGAGTGTCCCTTCGCCCGGAGCAGCATCCAGCTCACGCTGATCCTCTGCGAGCTCCTGCGCCTCGGAGAGCCTT ACTCAGAGACTGCTCAGGACTTTTACCCTATGTTCTTCGGGCAGGATCACTTCTTTGAAGAGCTCTTCTGCATTTGCATCCAGCTGGTGAATAAGACCTGGAAGGAGATGAGAGCCACCCAGGAGGACTTTGACAAG GTGCTGCAGGTGGTGCGGGAGCAGATCAGCAGGACCCTGTCCCTGAAGCCCACCtcgctggagctgttcaagagcAGAGTGAACACCCTGAGCTACAGCGAGATCCTGCGGCTGCGGCAGACCGAGCGGCTGCACCAGGAGGAGacgctgcctgtgcctgtgct ggagctgcgCGAGAGGCTGAAGCCTGAGCTCCTGGAGCTGGTCTGCCAGCAGCGCCTCCAGCACCTGTGCCAGGGTACCCTCTTCAGGAAGATCAGCACCCGCCGAAGGCAGG ACAAGCTCTGGTACTGCCGCCTGTCCCCCAACCACAAGGTGCTGCACTATGGGGACATGGAGGAGGGGATGTCTGCCCCCCCCATCGAGAGCCTGCCTGAGAAAA TTCCTGTGGCAGACATGAAGATGCTGCTGGTAGGGAAGGAGTGTCTGCACCCCAAGGAGAagagctctgggaagcagaACAAG GATGTCCTGGAGCTGACCTTCTCCATCGTCTACGACGTGGAGGAGTACTGCCTGCACTTCATCGCCCCCACCCGCTACGAG TTCTGCCTCTGGACCGACGGGCTGAacgtgctgctgggcagggagatgAGGAGCGAGCGGGCACAGAGCGACCTCGATGTCCTGCTCTCCATGGAGCtcaagctgcagcttctggacCTAGAGAACATCAGCATCCCTGACGCTCCCCCTCCCGTCCCAAAGCCCCCCAGCAACTTAGATTTCTG ggtGCAATCCTCCCCCTTGGgcgccttccctggcacagctcagccatgctgctgcactgctgcacctccaccagctaCCTCCTCCCCGTGTCCCACACCTCTCCTGCCTCCACCTTCTCCTAGGGGTGCTGTGGGTCACAGGGGCTccagctgtgcttctgtcccCCACAGCGGGGCAATAAACACTGGTGGAGAACTGGGGACGGTGTCCGTGCAAAGGTTTGGAGAAGGGGTCAGGATGACCAGAGGGCAAAAGGTGTCAGAAGCAGGCAAGACTGGGgtggtgctgcagcactgggagcaccctgggagcctcctggctgcaggatggaacctggggactggagcatcagCGTGGAACCATCACTGTGCCTGGGGAAGGCCCTGA
- the ELMO3 gene encoding engulfment and cell motility protein 3 isoform X4: MAAGVSLSHSCEWHEGQWWWHGAWLCSLLTCSTGEILAHTLKAFMELMEHDFVSWETLSSAFIKKVVSYANTSAVDASIQQLSLSILENMVPTSRHLFDLVKKEVTLDHLLTHLQVTSTQLQLKAMALLTALLLAATNTERRCHPRGCWFLSVPTLPSLAGGRHTGHCKGKRVPGQSGVWGWRTSHSLFPSQDMMEYLREKNIRQFIHKNIIHGAEPPGDEMAHHLYVLQAAGLGLCEPRMRACMDPCSQEQREQLQALRLAAFEADGEIPGGGPGPGPGPERRRSLCAQQFRKLGFTNNTNPEEDLRRAPPGLLALDCMVYFSRHSPNAYSRFVLENSRREDRHECPFARSSIQLTLILCELLRLGEPYSETAQDFYPMFFGQDHFFEELFCICIQLVNKTWKEMRATQEDFDKVLQVVREQISRTLSLKPTSLELFKSRVNTLSYSEILRLRQTERLHQEETLPVPVLELRERLKPELLELVCQQRLQHLCQGTLFRKISTRRRQDKLWYCRLSPNHKVLHYGDMEEGMSAPPIESLPEKIPVADMKMLLVGKECLHPKEKSSGKQNKDVLELTFSIVYDVEEYCLHFIAPTRYEFCLWTDGLNVLLGREMRSERAQSDLDVLLSMELKLQLLDLENISIPDAPPPVPKPPSNLDFWVQSSPLGAFPGTAQPCCCTAAPPPATSSPCPTPLLPPPSPRGAVGHRGSSCASVPHSGAINTGGELGTVSVQRFGEGVRMTRGQKVSEAGKTGVVLQHWEHPGSLLAAGWNLGTGASAWNHHCAWGRP; this comes from the exons TACAGGTGAGATACTGGCTCACACCCTCAAGGCCttcatggagctgatggagcatgATTTTGTTTCCTGGGAGACTCTTAGTTCAGCCTTCATCAAGAAG gtggTGAGTTATGCCAACACCAGTGCAGTGGATGCCTccatccagcagctctccctgtcCATCCTGGAGAACATGGTGCCCACCAGTCGCCATCTCTTTGACCTAGTCAAAAAAGAGGTGACACTGGATCACCTCCTCACTCACCTGCAGGT gacaagcacccagctgcagctgaaggccatggccctgctcactgcactgctgctggctgccaccaACACTGAACGGCGG TGTCACCCCCGAGGCTGCTGGTTCCTTTCTGTCCCCACCTTACCCAGCTTAGCAGGGGGCAGACACACAGGACACTGCAAAGGTAAGAGAGTTCCGGGACAGAGTGGTGTGTGGGGATGGAGAACCTCTCACAGCCTCTTCCCTTCCCAGGACATGATGGAGTATCTGAGGGAGAAGAACATCAGGCAATTTATCCACAAG AACATCATCCACGGCGCGGAGCCGCCGGGGGACGAGATGGCTCACCACCTGTACGTGCTGCAGGCCGCCGGGCTCGGCCTCTGCGAGCCGCGCATGAGAGCCTGCATGGACCCCTGCTCCCAG GAGCAgcgggagcagctgcaggcgcTGCGCCTGGCGGCTTTCGAGGCGGACGGCGAGATCCCGGGaggcggccccggccccggccccggccccgagCGGCGCCGCTCGCTCTGCGCGCAGCAGTTCCGCAAGTTGGGCTTCACG AACAACACCAACCCAGAGGAAGATCTCCGCCGGGCGCCCCCCGGACTGCTGGCCCTGGACTGCATGGTCTacttctccaggcacagccccaaCGCGTACAGCAGG TTTGTCCTGGAGAACAGCAGACGGGAGGACAGACATGAGTGTCCCTTCGCCCGGAGCAGCATCCAGCTCACGCTGATCCTCTGCGAGCTCCTGCGCCTCGGAGAGCCTT ACTCAGAGACTGCTCAGGACTTTTACCCTATGTTCTTCGGGCAGGATCACTTCTTTGAAGAGCTCTTCTGCATTTGCATCCAGCTGGTGAATAAGACCTGGAAGGAGATGAGAGCCACCCAGGAGGACTTTGACAAG GTGCTGCAGGTGGTGCGGGAGCAGATCAGCAGGACCCTGTCCCTGAAGCCCACCtcgctggagctgttcaagagcAGAGTGAACACCCTGAGCTACAGCGAGATCCTGCGGCTGCGGCAGACCGAGCGGCTGCACCAGGAGGAGacgctgcctgtgcctgtgct ggagctgcgCGAGAGGCTGAAGCCTGAGCTCCTGGAGCTGGTCTGCCAGCAGCGCCTCCAGCACCTGTGCCAGGGTACCCTCTTCAGGAAGATCAGCACCCGCCGAAGGCAGG ACAAGCTCTGGTACTGCCGCCTGTCCCCCAACCACAAGGTGCTGCACTATGGGGACATGGAGGAGGGGATGTCTGCCCCCCCCATCGAGAGCCTGCCTGAGAAAA TTCCTGTGGCAGACATGAAGATGCTGCTGGTAGGGAAGGAGTGTCTGCACCCCAAGGAGAagagctctgggaagcagaACAAG GATGTCCTGGAGCTGACCTTCTCCATCGTCTACGACGTGGAGGAGTACTGCCTGCACTTCATCGCCCCCACCCGCTACGAG TTCTGCCTCTGGACCGACGGGCTGAacgtgctgctgggcagggagatgAGGAGCGAGCGGGCACAGAGCGACCTCGATGTCCTGCTCTCCATGGAGCtcaagctgcagcttctggacCTAGAGAACATCAGCATCCCTGACGCTCCCCCTCCCGTCCCAAAGCCCCCCAGCAACTTAGATTTCTG ggtGCAATCCTCCCCCTTGGgcgccttccctggcacagctcagccatgctgctgcactgctgcacctccaccagctaCCTCCTCCCCGTGTCCCACACCTCTCCTGCCTCCACCTTCTCCTAGGGGTGCTGTGGGTCACAGGGGCTccagctgtgcttctgtcccCCACAGCGGGGCAATAAACACTGGTGGAGAACTGGGGACGGTGTCCGTGCAAAGGTTTGGAGAAGGGGTCAGGATGACCAGAGGGCAAAAGGTGTCAGAAGCAGGCAAGACTGGGgtggtgctgcagcactgggagcaccctgggagcctcctggctgcaggatggaacctggggactggagcatcagCGTGGAACCATCACTGTGCCTGGGGAAGGCCCTGA
- the LOC135184659 gene encoding microtubule-associated tyrosine carboxypeptidase 1-like, translating to MVQEPGRATGGGSLDSSEAPPLCSCPSPPAPPGRCRRGTRRLSETGSGVRRSASASAGGRGKLRAAASLPHIARGRGAEEGGGGGSRRSSPCLLVALRPRNVEAERERFFRASFAYDPQFEYAEPLPAAVLDKYGAASDRFVAQALRIIQAVLEKYGTYESFEVATGGRLLSKCQIWSIIRKYMQKEGCLGEVVVQLTDDLLSQAVMMVEDSRPTLAINLAGARQHWLEGMLRHEIGTHYIRGVNNTRQPWHSSEGRKQYSLKPANPTEEGLASLHSVLFRKQPFLWRAALLYYTAERASRLSFSALFRDLEQFVQDAAVRWEYCLRAKRGQTDTSRPGCFSKDQVYLDGILRILRHRQTIDFPLLAALGKVSYEDVNRLKEFGVLEQARIPHFMQDLGRYMKQLDHILATNGLNEQELEQLLPD from the exons ATGGTGCAGGAGCCGGGGCGGGCGACAGGCGGTGGAAGCTTGGACTCCAGCGAGGCTCCGCCGCTCTGCTCCTGCCCGTCCCCACCGGCACCGCCGGGTCGCTGCCGCCGGGGAACCCGACGCTTGTCGGAAACCGGTTCCGGGGTGCGGCGGAGCGCAAGCGCAAGTGCGGGGGGCCGGGGGAAGCTGCGGGCCGCCGCTTCCCTGCCTCATATCGCCCGGGGGCGGGGGGCGGAggagggcggcggcggcgggagtcGGCggagcagcccctgcctgctcgTGGCACTGCGGCCCCGCAACGTGGAGGCAGAACGGGAGAGGTTCTTCCGCGCCAGCTTCGCCTACGACCCGCAGTTCGAGTACGCGGAGCCGCTGCCTGCCGCCGTTCTGGACAAGTACGGAGCCGCCTCCGATCGCTTCGTGGCGCAG GccctcaggatcatccaggccgtCCTGGAGAAGTATGGCACCTACGAGAGCTTCGAAGTGGCCACGGGTGGGAGGCTGCTGAGCAAGTGCCAGATCTGGTCCATCATCCGCAAGTACATGCAGAAGGaaggctgcctgggagag gtggtggtgcagctgacGGATGACCTCCTGTCGCAGGCAGTGATGATGGTTGAGGACAGCCGCCCCACCCTGGCCATTAACCTGGCCGGAGCCCGGCAGCACTGGCTGGAGGGGATGCTGCGCCACGAGATAG GCACTCACTACATCCGGGGGGTGAACAACACccggcagccctggcacagctccgaGGGCCGCAAGCAGTACAGCCTGAAGCCTGCCAACCCCACGGAGGAGGGCCTGGCCAGCCTGCACAGCGTCCTGTTCCGCAAGCAGCCCTTCCTGTGGCGCGCCGCGCTGCTCTACTACACGGCGGAGCGGGCCAGCCGCCTCTCCTTCTCCGCGCTCTTCCGCGACCTGGAGCAGTTCGTGCAGGACGCGGCCGTGCGCTGGGAGTACTGCCTGAGGGCCAAGCGCGGCCAGACCGACACCTCCCGCCCAG gctGTTTCAGCAAGGACCAGGTGTACCTGGATGGGATCCTGCGCATCCTGCGCCATCGGCAGACCATCGACTTCCCACTGCTGGCTGCCCTTGGAAAG gtCTCCTACGAGGATGTAAACCGGCTGAAGGAGTtcggggtgctggagcaggctcggATCCCCCACTTCATGCAGGACCTGGGGCGCTACATGAAGCAGCTGGACCACATACTGGCCACCAATGGCCTCAACGAGCAGGAGCTGGAACAGCTGCTGCCCGACTGA
- the ELMO3 gene encoding engulfment and cell motility protein 3 isoform X10, giving the protein MPQTSTQLQLKAMALLTALLLAATNTERRCHPRGCWFLSVPTLPSLAGGRHTGHCKGKRVPGQSGVWGWRTSHSLFPSQDMMEYLREKNIRQFIHKNIIHGAEPPGDEMAHHLYVLQAAGLGLCEPRMRACMDPCSQEQREQLQALRLAAFEADGEIPGGGPGPGPGPERRRSLCAQQFRKLGFTNNTNPEEDLRRAPPGLLALDCMVYFSRHSPNAYSRFVLENSRREDRHECPFARSSIQLTLILCELLRLGEPYSETAQDFYPMFFGQDHFFEELFCICIQLVNKTWKEMRATQEDFDKVLQVVREQISRTLSLKPTSLELFKSRVNTLSYSEILRLRQTERLHQEETLPVPVLELRERLKPELLELVCQQRLQHLCQGTLFRKISTRRRQDKLWYCRLSPNHKVLHYGDMEEGMSAPPIESLPEKIPVADMKMLLVGKECLHPKEKSSGKQNKDVLELTFSIVYDVEEYCLHFIAPTRYEFCLWTDGLNVLLGREMRSERAQSDLDVLLSMELKLQLLDLENISIPDAPPPVPKPPSNLDFWVQSSPLGAFPGTAQPCCCTAAPPPATSSPCPTPLLPPPSPRGAVGHRGSSCASVPHSGAINTGGELGTVSVQRFGEGVRMTRGQKVSEAGKTGVVLQHWEHPGSLLAAGWNLGTGASAWNHHCAWGRP; this is encoded by the exons ATGCCTCA gacaagcacccagctgcagctgaaggccatggccctgctcactgcactgctgctggctgccaccaACACTGAACGGCGG TGTCACCCCCGAGGCTGCTGGTTCCTTTCTGTCCCCACCTTACCCAGCTTAGCAGGGGGCAGACACACAGGACACTGCAAAGGTAAGAGAGTTCCGGGACAGAGTGGTGTGTGGGGATGGAGAACCTCTCACAGCCTCTTCCCTTCCCAGGACATGATGGAGTATCTGAGGGAGAAGAACATCAGGCAATTTATCCACAAG AACATCATCCACGGCGCGGAGCCGCCGGGGGACGAGATGGCTCACCACCTGTACGTGCTGCAGGCCGCCGGGCTCGGCCTCTGCGAGCCGCGCATGAGAGCCTGCATGGACCCCTGCTCCCAG GAGCAgcgggagcagctgcaggcgcTGCGCCTGGCGGCTTTCGAGGCGGACGGCGAGATCCCGGGaggcggccccggccccggccccggccccgagCGGCGCCGCTCGCTCTGCGCGCAGCAGTTCCGCAAGTTGGGCTTCACG AACAACACCAACCCAGAGGAAGATCTCCGCCGGGCGCCCCCCGGACTGCTGGCCCTGGACTGCATGGTCTacttctccaggcacagccccaaCGCGTACAGCAGG TTTGTCCTGGAGAACAGCAGACGGGAGGACAGACATGAGTGTCCCTTCGCCCGGAGCAGCATCCAGCTCACGCTGATCCTCTGCGAGCTCCTGCGCCTCGGAGAGCCTT ACTCAGAGACTGCTCAGGACTTTTACCCTATGTTCTTCGGGCAGGATCACTTCTTTGAAGAGCTCTTCTGCATTTGCATCCAGCTGGTGAATAAGACCTGGAAGGAGATGAGAGCCACCCAGGAGGACTTTGACAAG GTGCTGCAGGTGGTGCGGGAGCAGATCAGCAGGACCCTGTCCCTGAAGCCCACCtcgctggagctgttcaagagcAGAGTGAACACCCTGAGCTACAGCGAGATCCTGCGGCTGCGGCAGACCGAGCGGCTGCACCAGGAGGAGacgctgcctgtgcctgtgct ggagctgcgCGAGAGGCTGAAGCCTGAGCTCCTGGAGCTGGTCTGCCAGCAGCGCCTCCAGCACCTGTGCCAGGGTACCCTCTTCAGGAAGATCAGCACCCGCCGAAGGCAGG ACAAGCTCTGGTACTGCCGCCTGTCCCCCAACCACAAGGTGCTGCACTATGGGGACATGGAGGAGGGGATGTCTGCCCCCCCCATCGAGAGCCTGCCTGAGAAAA TTCCTGTGGCAGACATGAAGATGCTGCTGGTAGGGAAGGAGTGTCTGCACCCCAAGGAGAagagctctgggaagcagaACAAG GATGTCCTGGAGCTGACCTTCTCCATCGTCTACGACGTGGAGGAGTACTGCCTGCACTTCATCGCCCCCACCCGCTACGAG TTCTGCCTCTGGACCGACGGGCTGAacgtgctgctgggcagggagatgAGGAGCGAGCGGGCACAGAGCGACCTCGATGTCCTGCTCTCCATGGAGCtcaagctgcagcttctggacCTAGAGAACATCAGCATCCCTGACGCTCCCCCTCCCGTCCCAAAGCCCCCCAGCAACTTAGATTTCTG ggtGCAATCCTCCCCCTTGGgcgccttccctggcacagctcagccatgctgctgcactgctgcacctccaccagctaCCTCCTCCCCGTGTCCCACACCTCTCCTGCCTCCACCTTCTCCTAGGGGTGCTGTGGGTCACAGGGGCTccagctgtgcttctgtcccCCACAGCGGGGCAATAAACACTGGTGGAGAACTGGGGACGGTGTCCGTGCAAAGGTTTGGAGAAGGGGTCAGGATGACCAGAGGGCAAAAGGTGTCAGAAGCAGGCAAGACTGGGgtggtgctgcagcactgggagcaccctgggagcctcctggctgcaggatggaacctggggactggagcatcagCGTGGAACCATCACTGTGCCTGGGGAAGGCCCTGA
- the TMEM208 gene encoding transmembrane protein 208: MAPRGKAGTKGKKQIFEENRETLRFYLRIILGASAVYALVNLVIFYPAASAWTWLAFVFSSVVYGSSYRSMTSMAKPSFTDDGSLADGGIDLNMEQGMAEHLKDVILLTAIVQVLSCFSLYVWYFWLLAPGRALYLLWVNILGPWLAAESPSPAAPDASEKKQRRQERRQMKRF, encoded by the exons ATGGCG CCCAGGGGGAAGGCGGGCACCAAGGGCAAGAAGCAGATCTTCGAGGAGAACCGGGAGACGCTCCGCTTCTACCTCCGCATCATCCTGGGGGCCTCC GCCGTGTACGCCCTGGTGAACCTGGTGATCTTCTACCCCGCCGCCTCCGCCTGGACGTGG CTCGCCTTCGTCTTCAGCTCGGTGGTGTACGGCAGCAGCTACCGGTCGATGACCTCGATGGCAAAGCCGTCCTTCACGGACGACGGCAGCCTCGCCGACGGGGGAATCGACCTGAACATGGAGCAGGGGATGGCAGA GCACCTGAAGGATGTGATCCTGCTGACAGCCATAGTCcaggtgctgagctgcttctcactCTATGTCTGGTACTTCTGGCTCTTG GCTCCTGGCCGAGCGCTGtacctgctgtgggtgaacaTCCTGGggccctggctggcagctgagtcGCCCTCGCCCGCTGCGCCGGATGCCAGCGAGAAGAAGCAGCGGCGCCAGGAGCGCCGCCAGATGAAGCGCTTCTAG
- the ELMO3 gene encoding engulfment and cell motility protein 3 isoform X8, with protein MILFPGRLLVQPSSRRTSTQLQLKAMALLTALLLAATNTERRCHPRGCWFLSVPTLPSLAGGRHTGHCKGKRVPGQSGVWGWRTSHSLFPSQDMMEYLREKNIRQFIHKNIIHGAEPPGDEMAHHLYVLQAAGLGLCEPRMRACMDPCSQEQREQLQALRLAAFEADGEIPGGGPGPGPGPERRRSLCAQQFRKLGFTNNTNPEEDLRRAPPGLLALDCMVYFSRHSPNAYSRFVLENSRREDRHECPFARSSIQLTLILCELLRLGEPYSETAQDFYPMFFGQDHFFEELFCICIQLVNKTWKEMRATQEDFDKVLQVVREQISRTLSLKPTSLELFKSRVNTLSYSEILRLRQTERLHQEETLPVPVLELRERLKPELLELVCQQRLQHLCQGTLFRKISTRRRQDKLWYCRLSPNHKVLHYGDMEEGMSAPPIESLPEKIPVADMKMLLVGKECLHPKEKSSGKQNKDVLELTFSIVYDVEEYCLHFIAPTRYEFCLWTDGLNVLLGREMRSERAQSDLDVLLSMELKLQLLDLENISIPDAPPPVPKPPSNLDFWVQSSPLGAFPGTAQPCCCTAAPPPATSSPCPTPLLPPPSPRGAVGHRGSSCASVPHSGAINTGGELGTVSVQRFGEGVRMTRGQKVSEAGKTGVVLQHWEHPGSLLAAGWNLGTGASAWNHHCAWGRP; from the exons atgATTTTGTTTCCTGGGAGACTCTTAGTTCAGCCTTCATCAAGAAG gacaagcacccagctgcagctgaaggccatggccctgctcactgcactgctgctggctgccaccaACACTGAACGGCGG TGTCACCCCCGAGGCTGCTGGTTCCTTTCTGTCCCCACCTTACCCAGCTTAGCAGGGGGCAGACACACAGGACACTGCAAAGGTAAGAGAGTTCCGGGACAGAGTGGTGTGTGGGGATGGAGAACCTCTCACAGCCTCTTCCCTTCCCAGGACATGATGGAGTATCTGAGGGAGAAGAACATCAGGCAATTTATCCACAAG AACATCATCCACGGCGCGGAGCCGCCGGGGGACGAGATGGCTCACCACCTGTACGTGCTGCAGGCCGCCGGGCTCGGCCTCTGCGAGCCGCGCATGAGAGCCTGCATGGACCCCTGCTCCCAG GAGCAgcgggagcagctgcaggcgcTGCGCCTGGCGGCTTTCGAGGCGGACGGCGAGATCCCGGGaggcggccccggccccggccccggccccgagCGGCGCCGCTCGCTCTGCGCGCAGCAGTTCCGCAAGTTGGGCTTCACG AACAACACCAACCCAGAGGAAGATCTCCGCCGGGCGCCCCCCGGACTGCTGGCCCTGGACTGCATGGTCTacttctccaggcacagccccaaCGCGTACAGCAGG TTTGTCCTGGAGAACAGCAGACGGGAGGACAGACATGAGTGTCCCTTCGCCCGGAGCAGCATCCAGCTCACGCTGATCCTCTGCGAGCTCCTGCGCCTCGGAGAGCCTT ACTCAGAGACTGCTCAGGACTTTTACCCTATGTTCTTCGGGCAGGATCACTTCTTTGAAGAGCTCTTCTGCATTTGCATCCAGCTGGTGAATAAGACCTGGAAGGAGATGAGAGCCACCCAGGAGGACTTTGACAAG GTGCTGCAGGTGGTGCGGGAGCAGATCAGCAGGACCCTGTCCCTGAAGCCCACCtcgctggagctgttcaagagcAGAGTGAACACCCTGAGCTACAGCGAGATCCTGCGGCTGCGGCAGACCGAGCGGCTGCACCAGGAGGAGacgctgcctgtgcctgtgct ggagctgcgCGAGAGGCTGAAGCCTGAGCTCCTGGAGCTGGTCTGCCAGCAGCGCCTCCAGCACCTGTGCCAGGGTACCCTCTTCAGGAAGATCAGCACCCGCCGAAGGCAGG ACAAGCTCTGGTACTGCCGCCTGTCCCCCAACCACAAGGTGCTGCACTATGGGGACATGGAGGAGGGGATGTCTGCCCCCCCCATCGAGAGCCTGCCTGAGAAAA TTCCTGTGGCAGACATGAAGATGCTGCTGGTAGGGAAGGAGTGTCTGCACCCCAAGGAGAagagctctgggaagcagaACAAG GATGTCCTGGAGCTGACCTTCTCCATCGTCTACGACGTGGAGGAGTACTGCCTGCACTTCATCGCCCCCACCCGCTACGAG TTCTGCCTCTGGACCGACGGGCTGAacgtgctgctgggcagggagatgAGGAGCGAGCGGGCACAGAGCGACCTCGATGTCCTGCTCTCCATGGAGCtcaagctgcagcttctggacCTAGAGAACATCAGCATCCCTGACGCTCCCCCTCCCGTCCCAAAGCCCCCCAGCAACTTAGATTTCTG ggtGCAATCCTCCCCCTTGGgcgccttccctggcacagctcagccatgctgctgcactgctgcacctccaccagctaCCTCCTCCCCGTGTCCCACACCTCTCCTGCCTCCACCTTCTCCTAGGGGTGCTGTGGGTCACAGGGGCTccagctgtgcttctgtcccCCACAGCGGGGCAATAAACACTGGTGGAGAACTGGGGACGGTGTCCGTGCAAAGGTTTGGAGAAGGGGTCAGGATGACCAGAGGGCAAAAGGTGTCAGAAGCAGGCAAGACTGGGgtggtgctgcagcactgggagcaccctgggagcctcctggctgcaggatggaacctggggactggagcatcagCGTGGAACCATCACTGTGCCTGGGGAAGGCCCTGA